Proteins encoded in a region of the Catalinimonas alkaloidigena genome:
- a CDS encoding UDP-N-acetylmuramate--L-alanine ligase produces the protein MTQLPRKIHLIAIGGSVMHNLAIALHEKGFQVTGSDDHIRNPAKDRLARLGLLPDEEGWFPERITADLDAVILGMHARKDNPELAKAQELNLPIYSFPEYVYQQCRDKQRVVVAGSHGKTSITSMLMHVLNYYNRKFDYLVGAQVEGFENQVKLTDDAPVVIIEGDEYLASPLDPTPKFLHYHHHIGLVSGIAWDHINVYPDFEDYVRQFDLFADATPKGGTLVYCEEDDLVTVICKKERADVTALPYEALPAKVIDGQTSLVLDDQKYPLQVFGHHNLLNMSGAKTILMRLGITEPMFYEAIQSFRGAANRLELLAQNGTTNVYKDFAHAPSKLKATCQAVRDQFPDRRLIACLELHTFSSINPEFLKQYAFTYTAADVPVVFYNPETSRRKQMHVLTESDIKAAFEEPDLKIFTDSAALQTWLEQQDWTETNLLLMSSGGFEGLNMQALADQLTKPLAR, from the coding sequence ATGACGCAACTTCCTCGTAAAATCCACCTGATCGCTATCGGAGGGAGCGTGATGCACAACCTCGCCATTGCGCTACACGAAAAGGGATTCCAGGTTACTGGTTCCGATGACCACATTCGCAACCCGGCGAAAGACCGACTGGCCCGCCTCGGCCTGTTGCCCGACGAGGAAGGGTGGTTTCCCGAGCGCATCACGGCCGATCTCGACGCGGTGATTCTGGGCATGCACGCCCGTAAGGATAACCCCGAACTGGCCAAAGCGCAGGAACTGAACCTGCCGATTTACTCTTTCCCCGAGTACGTCTACCAGCAGTGTCGGGACAAGCAGCGCGTGGTGGTGGCCGGAAGCCACGGCAAAACGTCGATCACATCGATGTTGATGCACGTGCTGAACTACTACAACCGCAAGTTCGACTACCTGGTCGGGGCGCAGGTAGAAGGGTTTGAAAATCAGGTAAAACTGACGGACGATGCGCCGGTCGTGATCATCGAAGGCGACGAGTACCTTGCTTCTCCCCTCGACCCGACGCCGAAGTTTCTGCATTACCACCACCACATCGGGCTGGTGAGCGGCATTGCGTGGGACCACATCAACGTCTATCCCGATTTTGAAGACTACGTGCGGCAGTTCGACCTGTTTGCCGACGCCACGCCCAAAGGCGGCACGCTGGTGTATTGCGAGGAGGACGATCTGGTGACGGTGATCTGCAAAAAAGAGCGGGCCGACGTGACGGCCCTGCCCTACGAAGCGCTCCCCGCCAAAGTAATCGACGGCCAAACCTCCCTGGTGCTCGACGACCAGAAGTATCCGCTGCAGGTGTTCGGGCACCACAACCTCCTGAACATGAGCGGCGCCAAGACCATCCTCATGCGGCTGGGCATTACGGAACCGATGTTCTACGAAGCCATTCAGTCGTTCCGGGGGGCGGCCAACCGGCTGGAGCTGCTGGCGCAAAACGGCACGACCAACGTCTACAAAGATTTTGCTCACGCCCCCTCCAAGCTGAAAGCGACCTGCCAGGCCGTGCGGGATCAGTTTCCGGACCGGCGCCTCATTGCCTGCCTGGAGCTCCACACGTTCAGTAGCATCAACCCGGAATTTCTGAAGCAGTACGCCTTTACGTACACCGCGGCCGATGTTCCGGTGGTCTTTTACAACCCGGAAACTTCGCGCCGGAAGCAGATGCACGTGCTGACCGAAAGCGACATCAAAGCGGCGTTTGAGGAACCGGACCTGAAAATTTTCACCGACAGTGCGGCGTTGCAAACCTGGCTCGAACAGCAGGACTGGACCGAAACCAACCTCCTTCTGATGAGCTCGGGGGGCTTTGAAGGGCTCAACATGCAGGCCCTGGCCGACCAATTGACCAAGCCCCTCGCCCGCTAG